A portion of the SAR202 cluster bacterium genome contains these proteins:
- a CDS encoding MFS transporter, translated as MRGRGAESVPATLDSSLPGSETHGLGQPPSGGPQPAPSQSPETRRDNRPHERQHRYWPHGVHVKVHTLDALRHRSFRYLWISTINMGGGFWIQHMLMGWIAYEVTSSPFLTSLSLGLLHFPYLFAGPFGGLIADRLNKRAVLVTVFALKASLTAAYAIAVAQGLVHTWHIFAYAISMGILWALSDPVRLSIIPNVVPRAGLVNAFALNSLGFNTMRFIVPAISGVLIVWIGSGYALMTAAALYATAATALIFVRTTHADETKKRTSGFGFMEGINYARKDPLVKAVVLLGLMPSLLVGPFTHGLMPVFATEVFEVDARGLGLMLSAVGVGSLVGTVVLASIGDIRRKGRVLIVMMGISAAAVLVYSANPYFWLALPILAVLFGAAISFHAISNATVQTVVPDFLRGRVAAVSAMVFGVQPLGAIVSGGIAEKIGPPQAMVFSGVVMIIMLAFIAIRYPVLRRFGTP; from the coding sequence ATGCGCGGTCGCGGGGCAGAAAGCGTACCGGCCACATTGGACAGTAGCCTGCCAGGCTCCGAAACACACGGCTTGGGCCAACCGCCCTCGGGCGGACCACAACCTGCCCCTTCCCAGTCCCCAGAGACAAGACGCGACAACCGGCCTCATGAGAGGCAGCACCGGTACTGGCCCCACGGCGTCCACGTAAAAGTCCATACCCTGGACGCGTTGCGTCACCGGAGCTTCCGGTACCTTTGGATTTCCACGATCAACATGGGCGGCGGCTTCTGGATCCAGCACATGCTGATGGGCTGGATCGCATACGAGGTTACCAGCTCTCCATTCCTGACGAGCCTTTCCCTCGGCCTCCTGCACTTTCCCTACCTGTTCGCCGGGCCGTTTGGCGGCCTGATTGCAGACCGGCTGAACAAACGGGCCGTGCTGGTGACCGTGTTCGCACTGAAGGCGTCGCTGACCGCGGCGTATGCGATAGCGGTGGCGCAGGGCCTCGTGCACACGTGGCATATATTCGCGTACGCCATCAGCATGGGCATCTTGTGGGCGTTGTCAGACCCGGTGCGCCTCTCGATAATCCCCAACGTTGTGCCCAGGGCCGGGCTGGTTAACGCCTTTGCGCTGAACTCGCTCGGCTTCAACACAATGCGGTTCATTGTGCCGGCCATCTCCGGGGTGCTGATAGTGTGGATTGGCTCAGGTTACGCGCTCATGACGGCCGCAGCGTTGTACGCCACGGCAGCGACGGCGCTCATCTTTGTGCGGACCACTCACGCGGATGAGACAAAGAAGAGGACTTCGGGGTTCGGCTTCATGGAGGGAATTAACTACGCGCGCAAGGACCCGCTCGTCAAGGCAGTGGTGCTCCTGGGTCTAATGCCGTCCCTGCTTGTGGGGCCGTTCACGCATGGCCTGATGCCTGTGTTTGCGACGGAGGTCTTTGAGGTCGACGCCCGGGGTCTGGGGCTGATGCTCTCGGCGGTGGGCGTAGGGAGCCTGGTAGGTACGGTTGTGCTCGCGAGCATAGGCGACATCCGGCGCAAGGGCAGGGTGCTGATCGTGATGATGGGCATATCGGCAGCGGCTGTGCTGGTTTACTCCGCCAATCCGTATTTCTGGTTGGCGCTGCCGATTCTTGCCGTGCTGTTCGGCGCCGCTATCTCCTTCCATGCCATCAGTAACGCCACTGTTCAGACGGTGGTGCCGGACTTTCTTCGCGGCAGGGTGGCGGCCGTTAGCGCTATGGTCTTCGGCGTGCAGCCTCTGGGGGCTATCGTTTCCGGCGGCATCGCGGAGAAGATAGGCCCGCCGCAGGCGATGGTCTTCTCAGGCGTGGTGATGATCATCATGCTCGCGTTCATTGCGATCCGATACCCCGTGCTTCGCCGTTTCGGAACGCCCTGA
- a CDS encoding TIGR01906 family membrane protein, whose protein sequence is MQYVKAAIISLFVLAVPVFLITTTARVVINSDLLYRYGFERYEIPLYTGIEMDELMSASRQIRDYFNNDEEYLDVQVRAGGIVRSIYNQREVLHMKDVKDLLKGVYTLQIVTGLYILFFAGLMLWLNRTRLSAGTAGLLSYAGIGGGVTLALVVIVGLGALVGFDRLFLAFHLISFSNDFWQLDPSRDYLIAMFPQGFFFDSTMAIAAGVVVEALLLSYGGAKAYGRLRDMERRRIAAESAWALPKASFVDITQVDAESARYTDGHRI, encoded by the coding sequence ATGCAGTACGTGAAAGCGGCAATCATATCCCTTTTCGTCCTGGCCGTGCCGGTCTTCCTGATCACCACCACGGCCAGAGTCGTCATTAACTCCGACCTGCTCTACAGGTATGGCTTTGAGAGATATGAAATCCCACTGTACACGGGCATCGAGATGGACGAGCTGATGTCCGCCTCGCGCCAGATACGCGACTATTTTAACAACGATGAGGAGTACCTCGACGTTCAAGTGCGCGCCGGCGGGATAGTCCGCAGCATATATAACCAGCGAGAAGTCCTGCACATGAAAGATGTGAAGGACCTGTTGAAGGGTGTATACACTCTCCAGATCGTGACAGGGCTGTATATCCTTTTCTTTGCCGGCCTGATGTTGTGGCTGAACCGCACACGGCTGTCTGCCGGGACCGCCGGCCTCCTGTCTTATGCGGGCATCGGAGGCGGAGTCACTCTCGCGTTAGTTGTGATTGTCGGACTGGGAGCACTCGTCGGCTTCGACAGGCTCTTCCTCGCATTTCACCTCATCAGCTTCAGCAACGATTTCTGGCAGCTGGACCCGAGCCGTGACTACCTGATCGCCATGTTCCCGCAGGGGTTCTTCTTTGATTCTACGATGGCGATCGCCGCTGGCGTCGTCGTGGAGGCGCTGCTGCTTTCTTATGGCGGCGCAAAGGCCTACGGCCGCCTGCGGGATATGGAGCGGCGCCGAATCGCGGCCGAAAGCGCGTGGGCCTTGCCGAAAGCAAGCTTTGTCGACATTACCCAGGTGGACGCCGAGTCAGCCCGTTACACGGACGGGCACCGGATCTGA
- the hemE gene encoding uroporphyrinogen decarboxylase: protein MTGRERLLAAARRQPVDATPVWFMRQAGSLFQDARELIQKHDIMTVAKTPELSSRVAMMPVEKLGVDGCVLFADIMLVLNGMGVPYHVVPETGPIIDRPVRSAEDIRAIRVVEPEEGSPYVLDAIRIIKNELGDRAAIVGFSGSPFTLVCYMIEGKPSRTYDRSKAFMFAHQDLWHEFMGKATDVCVRYLKGQVRAGIDVAQLFDSWVGVLSPSQYEEFVLPYSRRIFAELRSLGVPSIHFGTGNAGLLELMAAAGPDVVGVDWRVNIDEAWARVGAAKGIQGNLDPTLLLAPWSTVEREAGDVLRRVDGRPGHIYNLGHAIVGGTKTDTLQRLVDLVHNHSAVKA from the coding sequence ATGACCGGACGCGAACGACTCCTGGCCGCCGCCCGCAGGCAGCCGGTGGACGCCACGCCGGTATGGTTCATGCGCCAGGCGGGTAGCCTTTTCCAGGACGCACGCGAGCTCATTCAAAAGCACGACATCATGACCGTCGCCAAGACCCCGGAGCTATCGTCCCGCGTGGCGATGATGCCCGTGGAAAAGCTAGGCGTCGATGGATGCGTCCTGTTCGCGGACATCATGCTCGTGCTCAACGGCATGGGCGTGCCATACCATGTCGTCCCGGAGACCGGCCCCATCATCGACAGGCCCGTCAGGTCGGCGGAGGACATCCGCGCCATCCGCGTCGTGGAGCCCGAGGAAGGCTCGCCGTACGTCCTGGATGCCATACGCATCATCAAGAATGAGCTTGGGGACAGGGCGGCGATAGTGGGCTTCTCCGGCTCGCCGTTCACCCTCGTCTGCTACATGATCGAGGGCAAGCCGTCCCGCACTTACGACAGGTCGAAGGCGTTCATGTTCGCCCACCAGGACCTCTGGCACGAGTTCATGGGCAAGGCGACTGATGTCTGCGTCCGCTACCTGAAGGGCCAGGTCCGGGCCGGCATCGATGTCGCTCAGCTCTTCGATAGCTGGGTGGGCGTCCTCAGCCCGTCCCAGTACGAAGAGTTCGTCCTCCCCTACTCCCGCCGCATCTTCGCCGAGCTACGCTCCCTCGGAGTCCCGAGCATTCACTTCGGCACAGGCAACGCCGGCCTCCTTGAGCTGATGGCCGCCGCAGGGCCGGACGTTGTGGGAGTGGACTGGCGGGTGAACATCGACGAGGCATGGGCCCGCGTGGGCGCCGCCAAGGGCATCCAGGGCAACCTGGACCCTACCCTGCTGCTCGCGCCGTGGTCGACCGTTGAGCGCGAAGCCGGCGACGTGCTGCGGCGCGTCGATGGTCGACCCGGCCACATATACAACCTCGGCCATGCGATCGTCGGCGGGACGAAGACGGACACCCTGCAGCGTCTGGTAGACTTGGTGCACAATCACTCCGCCGTAAAGGCCTGA
- a CDS encoding chlorite dismutase family protein, which yields MQKHPHAGEGAEKKPRQFVQYAFFKVDPAWRRLPSAEKDAGKREFIAVCDDLSGRLAIHKTYSLTGVRGDTDFLLWSVSDTLETLHELGTRLNATGLGKWLDSPYKYLAMTRESIYIKGHEHEGQEGARTRMSLHNNKYLFVYPFVKMRKWYALPMEQRRKIMGPHFRIGHEFPSVSIHTAYSYGLDDQEFMLGFETDHPQDFLDLVMSLRDTEASAYTERETPIFTCIAMDLPRVLDALG from the coding sequence GTGCAAAAGCACCCCCACGCCGGCGAAGGCGCAGAAAAGAAGCCGCGCCAGTTCGTTCAGTATGCATTCTTCAAGGTAGACCCCGCCTGGCGCAGGCTCCCGTCCGCGGAGAAGGATGCCGGCAAGAGGGAATTCATCGCCGTGTGCGATGACCTCTCCGGCCGCCTGGCCATACACAAGACCTACTCCCTCACGGGAGTCCGGGGCGATACCGACTTCCTGCTCTGGAGCGTATCGGACACACTGGAAACGCTTCACGAGCTGGGGACCCGCCTGAACGCGACGGGCCTTGGCAAATGGCTGGATTCGCCCTACAAATACCTGGCCATGACCCGGGAGTCCATCTATATCAAGGGCCACGAGCACGAGGGGCAGGAAGGCGCCCGCACGAGGATGTCCCTACACAACAACAAGTACCTCTTCGTGTACCCCTTCGTCAAAATGCGCAAGTGGTATGCGCTTCCCATGGAGCAGCGCCGGAAGATAATGGGACCCCACTTCAGGATCGGCCACGAATTCCCATCGGTGTCCATTCACACGGCGTACTCGTACGGCCTCGATGACCAGGAGTTCATGCTCGGGTTCGAGACTGACCACCCGCAGGACTTCCTCGACCTGGTAATGTCACTTCGCGATACCGAGGCGAGCGCTTACACCGAGCGCGAGACGCCTATCTTCACCTGCATTGCCATGGACCTCCCCAGGGTGCTGGACGCCCTGGGCTGA
- the hemE gene encoding uroporphyrinogen decarboxylase, whose translation MTGAQRMLAACRRQPVDATPVWFMRQAGRSFKEYRALKEKYDFLTMAKTPEIAAQVTLLPVGRLHVDAAVMFSDIALVLEGLGLEYHIEPEVGPVVAKPVRTQADVDALMVVDAEEATPYVFETLRILRRELEGQTAVIGFAGSPFTLACYMIEGGRSRSRMYEGVKALMFTQPGVWHGLMEKITEATIRYLLAQAKAGAQVIQLFDSWVGVLGPSQYEQYVLPYSKRIFEAVRPTGAATINFGTGTSSLLGLMATAGSDIIGVDWREDLGAAWRTIGYEHGIQGNLDPAMLLAPFPVIAEGARRVLRQAGGRPGHIFNLGHGVLPETIPDDLARLVELVHNESRKPHPATAGKR comes from the coding sequence ATGACCGGCGCGCAACGTATGCTGGCGGCCTGCAGGAGGCAACCGGTGGATGCCACGCCGGTGTGGTTCATGCGCCAGGCGGGCCGCTCCTTCAAGGAGTACCGCGCCCTCAAGGAAAAGTACGACTTCCTCACGATGGCCAAGACGCCGGAGATAGCCGCCCAGGTGACCCTCCTGCCCGTGGGCAGGCTCCATGTGGACGCCGCCGTGATGTTCAGCGATATCGCCCTCGTCCTCGAAGGGTTGGGGCTGGAGTACCACATCGAGCCGGAGGTCGGTCCCGTGGTCGCGAAGCCCGTCCGCACGCAGGCGGACGTGGACGCGCTCATGGTGGTTGACGCGGAAGAGGCGACTCCCTACGTGTTCGAGACGCTCCGCATTCTCCGGCGGGAGCTTGAGGGCCAGACCGCCGTCATAGGCTTCGCAGGCTCCCCATTCACCCTGGCGTGCTACATGATCGAGGGCGGTCGCTCGCGCTCTCGGATGTACGAGGGTGTGAAGGCCCTGATGTTCACTCAGCCCGGCGTGTGGCACGGCCTGATGGAGAAGATCACCGAGGCGACGATTCGGTACCTTCTTGCGCAGGCGAAGGCAGGAGCTCAGGTAATCCAGCTGTTCGATAGCTGGGTCGGCGTCCTCGGCCCGTCGCAGTACGAGCAGTATGTTCTGCCTTACTCCAAGCGCATATTCGAAGCCGTGCGCCCAACCGGCGCGGCAACGATCAACTTCGGCACCGGCACGTCCTCTCTGCTCGGCCTAATGGCCACCGCCGGTAGCGACATCATTGGCGTGGACTGGCGGGAAGACCTGGGCGCGGCGTGGCGCACCATCGGCTACGAGCATGGAATACAGGGCAACCTGGACCCTGCGATGCTCCTCGCCCCGTTCCCGGTTATCGCGGAGGGCGCAAGGCGAGTCCTCCGGCAGGCAGGGGGGCGGCCCGGCCACATCTTCAACCTGGGCCACGGCGTCCTGCCGGAGACAATCCCTGACGACCTGGCCCGCCTGGTCGAGCTTGTCCACAATGAAAGCAGGAAGCCTCACCCGGCCACCGCCGGCAAACGCTGA
- the hemH gene encoding ferrochelatase yields the protein MSTSTATRTIGVVVMTFGSPKTLDDVPAYLASARGGKQPPDDLVKEFQRRYTVVGGSPLNRITGEQAAALEAVLNGGASGSRYRALVGMRHAPPFIQEAFEKLAAEGIKQVVCIIMSPQYSPTTMGGYLRAVEKAKDALGTGADVRVAGSWHLEPAFIDALARRTTQALDRLSPADRATIPVIFTAHSLPKSVVDREPFYIDQLKDTAAAVAKKLSLDSARWQFAYQSAGHTPEEWLKPDIKELFPDMHKAGHKAALVAPIQFLADHLEVLYDIDVAAGEEAAEAGIKMLRIETFNTMPEFIQVLANVVKRELAR from the coding sequence ATGTCCACATCCACCGCAACCCGAACGATCGGCGTCGTCGTCATGACCTTCGGCTCGCCGAAGACCCTTGATGACGTTCCCGCATACCTGGCCAGCGCGCGCGGCGGCAAGCAGCCGCCCGATGACCTGGTCAAAGAGTTCCAGCGGCGCTACACAGTCGTGGGCGGCTCCCCCCTCAACCGTATTACCGGAGAGCAGGCGGCCGCGCTGGAGGCCGTGCTTAACGGCGGCGCCTCGGGCAGCCGTTACCGCGCGCTCGTGGGCATGCGGCACGCGCCGCCGTTTATCCAGGAGGCATTCGAGAAGCTCGCCGCCGAGGGCATCAAGCAGGTTGTGTGCATCATCATGTCGCCGCAGTACTCGCCGACCACGATGGGAGGCTACCTTCGGGCCGTGGAAAAGGCAAAGGATGCCCTCGGAACGGGCGCTGACGTGCGCGTCGCCGGGTCGTGGCACCTGGAGCCTGCCTTTATCGACGCGCTGGCCAGGCGCACCACGCAGGCGCTTGATCGCCTCTCGCCAGCCGATCGTGCAACGATTCCGGTCATATTCACGGCCCACAGCCTGCCGAAGAGCGTCGTCGACCGCGAGCCTTTCTACATAGACCAGCTAAAGGACACTGCTGCAGCGGTGGCGAAGAAGCTGTCTCTGGACTCCGCCCGCTGGCAGTTCGCCTACCAGAGTGCTGGCCACACCCCGGAGGAATGGCTCAAGCCGGACATAAAAGAGCTGTTCCCGGATATGCATAAGGCTGGCCACAAGGCCGCGCTGGTGGCGCCGATACAGTTCCTGGCCGACCACCTGGAGGTGCTTTACGACATCGACGTTGCGGCTGGCGAGGAGGCCGCCGAGGCGGGGATCAAGATGCTCCGCATTGAGACCTTCAACACCATGCCGGAGTTCATCCAGGTGCTTGCGAACGTCGTCAAGCGTGAGTTGGCCCGGTAA
- a CDS encoding DUF3090 family protein produces the protein MADPKLEFTRISTLRANALGEPGKRTFRIIAASGESTAQVWLEKEQLFQLALAINQLVETLPEVSASAPEDIGRREAPASTHVDFKVGKLVLGLYGANRRFIIDVHDIESHEEEPATIRIWGTQEQFVAFAEEAMQVCAAGRPLCPLCGQPLDPSGHACPRSNGHGVHDLTEVS, from the coding sequence ATGGCAGATCCAAAGCTCGAGTTCACAAGGATAAGTACCCTCCGGGCGAACGCGCTGGGCGAGCCCGGCAAGCGGACGTTCAGAATCATCGCAGCAAGCGGCGAGAGTACCGCACAGGTGTGGCTGGAGAAGGAGCAGCTCTTCCAGCTGGCGCTCGCCATAAACCAGCTTGTTGAGACGCTGCCTGAAGTAAGCGCATCGGCCCCCGAGGACATTGGTAGGCGGGAGGCGCCGGCATCGACACACGTCGATTTCAAGGTGGGTAAGTTGGTACTGGGGTTGTACGGCGCGAACCGAAGGTTCATTATAGACGTGCACGACATCGAGTCCCACGAGGAGGAGCCTGCGACCATCCGCATCTGGGGAACGCAGGAGCAGTTTGTCGCCTTTGCGGAGGAGGCCATGCAGGTCTGCGCGGCCGGACGCCCCCTGTGCCCTCTGTGCGGCCAGCCGCTCGACCCCTCCGGGCATGCCTGCCCGCGGTCCAACGGGCACGGCGTCCATGACCTGACCGAGGTCTCCTGA
- the mazG gene encoding nucleoside triphosphate pyrophosphohydrolase, producing the protein MQESFPPTFDGLLQICARLRAPGGCPWDREQTRDSLKKQILEETYELFEAIDENDAAKIVEEMGDVLLHMVFQVQIGVEEGSFTPDQVFAANIDKLIRRHPHVFGDVRVSGSDEVLSRWQEMKRKEKEARGESLLDGVPKDLPALSYAQSIQERAARVGFDWDSIKGVLDKVREEIDELEAATTKEEREAEMGDVLFSLVNVSRWLKIDAEGTLRGTGAKFRRRFETMERLARERGLAFKELSMDKKEALWMEAKRTVG; encoded by the coding sequence ATGCAGGAGAGCTTCCCGCCGACCTTCGACGGCCTGCTTCAAATCTGCGCCCGCCTGCGCGCCCCGGGCGGCTGCCCCTGGGACCGGGAACAGACCCGAGATTCGCTCAAGAAGCAGATCCTCGAAGAGACGTACGAGCTGTTCGAGGCGATTGACGAGAACGACGCTGCCAAGATCGTCGAGGAGATGGGAGACGTGCTCCTGCACATGGTGTTTCAGGTGCAGATAGGCGTAGAAGAGGGATCGTTTACTCCGGACCAGGTATTTGCCGCGAACATAGATAAACTCATCAGGCGGCACCCGCATGTGTTCGGGGACGTAAGGGTTTCCGGTTCCGATGAGGTACTTTCGCGGTGGCAGGAGATGAAGCGTAAGGAGAAGGAGGCGCGCGGTGAATCGCTACTCGACGGAGTACCGAAGGACCTCCCTGCGCTCTCTTACGCGCAGTCCATCCAGGAGCGGGCGGCCCGCGTGGGCTTCGACTGGGACAGCATAAAGGGTGTCCTGGACAAGGTGCGCGAGGAGATCGATGAGCTGGAGGCGGCGACGACGAAGGAGGAGCGTGAGGCGGAAATGGGCGACGTCCTGTTCTCCCTCGTGAACGTCAGCCGGTGGCTGAAGATCGACGCCGAGGGGACCCTGCGCGGCACAGGCGCGAAGTTCCGGCGCAGGTTCGAGACGATGGAGCGCCTCGCCCGGGAGCGCGGCCTGGCGTTCAAGGAGCTTTCGATGGACAAGAAAGAAGCACTGTGGATGGAGGCCAAGCGTACGGTGGGTTGA
- the larB gene encoding nickel pincer cofactor biosynthesis protein LarB, giving the protein MDERRLRALLDGVKSGRVAEDEAVAALSELPFQDLGFAKVDHHRALRKGFPEVVFGQGKTPEQIAGLAVALLEKSDRLLVTRASAGAFKAVLARASDAKYDPVARTIVVNRRPVRPVPGVVVVCAGTSDLPVACEAAVTAEIMGCSVERVADAGVAGLHRLLSGMPVIERAKVVVAVAGMEGALPSVLGGLVKVPVIAVPTSIGYGASFGGLAALLAMLNSCAPGVGVVNIDNGFGAGYLAAMIVKGA; this is encoded by the coding sequence ATCGACGAGAGGCGTTTGAGGGCGCTGCTGGATGGCGTGAAGAGCGGCCGGGTCGCCGAGGATGAAGCGGTAGCCGCGCTGAGCGAGCTCCCGTTCCAGGACCTTGGATTCGCAAAGGTGGACCATCACCGCGCGCTCCGGAAGGGCTTCCCCGAGGTGGTGTTCGGACAGGGGAAGACGCCGGAGCAGATTGCCGGGCTTGCCGTTGCGCTGCTGGAAAAGTCAGATAGACTACTGGTGACAAGGGCGTCCGCCGGGGCATTCAAGGCGGTGCTCGCCCGGGCGAGTGACGCTAAGTACGATCCGGTAGCCCGCACCATTGTTGTCAACCGGCGTCCCGTGCGGCCTGTGCCGGGGGTAGTTGTGGTCTGCGCCGGCACGTCGGACCTTCCGGTGGCGTGCGAGGCGGCCGTCACCGCGGAGATTATGGGTTGCTCCGTCGAGCGCGTGGCCGACGCGGGCGTGGCAGGCCTTCACCGACTGCTCAGCGGCATGCCGGTGATCGAGCGGGCGAAGGTAGTCGTTGCGGTCGCAGGAATGGAAGGGGCACTGCCTTCAGTGCTTGGGGGGCTCGTGAAGGTACCTGTGATAGCTGTGCCGACGAGCATCGGCTACGGCGCGAGCTTCGGCGGGCTGGCGGCCCTGCTGGCGATGCTGAACAGCTGCGCGCCGGGCGTGGGAGTTGTGAACATAGACAACGGCTTCGGGGCCGGATACCTTGCGGCGATGATAGTCAAAGGCGCGTAG
- a CDS encoding MFS transporter: MKLRSGAWRSVSDTTIEEPSRGVPSSLPGAAGLPAGRHPRLPVRVSTLDSLKHRNFKLFFSATFCLGAGYWIHTLVMGWLAYDLTRSPLLTTLAIGVENLPFLLAGPVGGFVADRWDLRKFLILVAAYQGIVTAAFSAFVMFGNPGAPHLFAFAFLMGLSWAVADPPKVSFIPSLVPRHVLINAFSLNGLSFNLTRFVIPTMAGVVLVWIGPGRTLMFAASLYLAACLATVLIVYARAQGQASERTRLFGLSPFIEGLRYVAREPFVLAIIVLGGILPVLYVPFVYGMLPVYASENFHVGPSGLGILLSAVGVGSAVSTVVLASAGEIKYKGRVLVFFMGLIILGMTAFSQSPGIWLAFACLVVASGGMTGFLTVEYAAIQVSTPDYIRGRISAIGLMTFGLYPVGSLLAGFIAERTTTPTATLVAGGVLLALTAIILLRAPSIWAFRQTR, encoded by the coding sequence ATGAAACTTCGTTCGGGGGCATGGCGGAGCGTGAGCGACACAACTATCGAAGAGCCGTCAAGGGGAGTTCCCTCATCGCTCCCGGGCGCCGCAGGGCTGCCGGCGGGGCGCCATCCAAGGCTCCCCGTTCGCGTAAGCACGCTTGACTCCCTGAAGCACCGCAACTTCAAGCTGTTCTTCTCCGCTACCTTCTGCCTCGGCGCCGGCTACTGGATACACACGCTTGTGATGGGGTGGCTGGCGTACGATCTGACGCGCTCACCATTGCTTACCACATTGGCAATCGGCGTGGAGAACCTTCCTTTCCTTCTCGCCGGCCCGGTGGGAGGTTTCGTAGCCGACCGGTGGGACCTTCGGAAGTTCCTGATTCTGGTGGCTGCCTACCAGGGTATTGTGACGGCGGCGTTTTCCGCGTTCGTGATGTTCGGCAACCCCGGGGCGCCTCACCTCTTCGCGTTTGCGTTTCTTATGGGGCTTTCCTGGGCTGTCGCTGACCCTCCCAAAGTCTCGTTCATTCCAAGCCTGGTGCCGCGACACGTGCTTATTAACGCCTTCTCGCTGAACGGGCTTTCTTTCAACCTGACGCGATTTGTTATTCCTACCATGGCCGGCGTTGTGCTTGTCTGGATCGGCCCGGGCCGGACGCTCATGTTCGCGGCATCACTCTACCTTGCCGCATGCCTGGCCACGGTGCTGATCGTGTACGCCAGGGCGCAAGGGCAGGCGTCCGAAAGGACAAGGTTGTTTGGCCTTTCGCCGTTTATTGAGGGGCTGAGGTACGTGGCCAGGGAGCCTTTCGTCCTCGCGATAATCGTACTTGGGGGCATCTTGCCAGTGCTCTATGTCCCGTTCGTCTACGGGATGCTCCCGGTGTACGCCTCGGAGAACTTCCATGTTGGCCCGTCCGGGCTGGGCATACTACTTTCGGCGGTAGGCGTCGGGTCCGCCGTTTCGACAGTGGTACTGGCTTCGGCAGGTGAGATCAAGTACAAGGGCAGGGTGCTCGTGTTCTTCATGGGGCTGATTATTCTTGGGATGACAGCTTTCTCGCAGAGCCCGGGAATCTGGCTTGCGTTCGCGTGCCTGGTCGTGGCGAGTGGCGGAATGACCGGTTTCCTCACCGTAGAGTACGCCGCCATCCAGGTCAGCACTCCAGACTACATTCGCGGCCGTATCTCAGCGATAGGCCTGATGACGTTCGGACTGTACCCGGTTGGGAGCTTGCTGGCGGGCTTCATCGCAGAGCGCACAACCACGCCCACCGCCACTCTGGTCGCCGGCGGCGTGCTGCTGGCGCTCACCGCGATAATCCTCCTTCGCGCGCCCAGCATCTGGGCCTTTCGGCAGACGCGATAA
- a CDS encoding SCO1664 family protein, with amino-acid sequence MNEFEGTLIELSEKESLPLLKGGEIVSGKRIPWGSNYTVLVQIGAGEGKYIRAIYKPRDGERPLYDFPTGTLYKREYAAFLLARTLGWPNVPLTVVREGPYGVGSAQLHVEGDPQLTYFEIAEKYREEFLKFSVFDVIANNADRKGGHCLVGEDGRIWSIDHGLTFHDVFKMRTVMLEYWGQPIPQALVADMEKLSACLASQSDLLEGMKEMLFRQEIDAVSRRLERLLKTKHVPKLDPNRNVPWPLV; translated from the coding sequence ATGAACGAATTCGAAGGCACCCTCATAGAGCTTTCTGAGAAGGAGTCACTTCCCTTGCTGAAGGGAGGAGAGATTGTCTCTGGGAAGCGGATACCCTGGGGGTCCAACTACACCGTTCTCGTACAGATAGGCGCCGGCGAAGGTAAGTACATTCGCGCGATATACAAGCCACGAGACGGGGAGCGGCCGCTGTACGATTTCCCTACCGGCACCCTGTACAAGCGCGAGTATGCCGCATTTCTCCTGGCGCGCACCCTGGGGTGGCCCAACGTGCCGCTTACAGTGGTCCGAGAGGGGCCGTACGGCGTCGGCTCGGCTCAGCTCCACGTGGAAGGCGACCCGCAGTTGACTTACTTCGAGATTGCTGAGAAGTACCGGGAGGAGTTTCTCAAGTTCTCAGTGTTTGATGTTATTGCCAATAACGCGGACCGGAAGGGCGGCCACTGCCTGGTTGGGGAGGATGGCCGGATCTGGAGCATCGATCACGGGCTCACGTTCCACGATGTGTTCAAAATGCGAACGGTCATGCTTGAGTACTGGGGACAGCCCATCCCCCAGGCGCTCGTTGCGGATATGGAAAAGCTGTCAGCGTGCCTGGCGAGTCAGTCTGACCTCCTTGAGGGGATGAAAGAAATGCTCTTCAGGCAGGAGATAGATGCTGTGTCCAGGAGGCTGGAGCGGCTACTAAAGACGAAGCACGTACCGAAGCTGGACCCCAACCGCAACGTTCCCTGGCCGCTGGTATAA